TAAAGAGAAACATAAGAGATGAGAGATGTGCCTGGCACAGGTGAGcaagtgaaattttaaaacccACAGGTTGTTTTTCAAGTTCTGTTAGCATTTACTACAAGCATAAGTTCTGACAAAAAATAGCATTgggccttttaaattttttttaagattttctttttaagtaatctctacacccaacatggggctcaaacttacaaccccgagatcaaaagtTGCTTGCTCTACCGACCAAgttagccaggtgccccagcactgGGCCTCTTTTAATCAAAGGTGTTCCTTGAAACTATACATGTGTAGGCTTAAAGACTGTTAAACAAAACTGTCCCGAATGTTTCTCTTAGACTtactatcacacacacacatacaccatatATACATGCCATGTGTTACACATAACACATATCTATCCTATAATATACCGTTATTAAAATTATACAGTTATACATTATATAGTTATTAAAAACATCTCTTCAATATAGACTCAAGAAATATAACAACTGCCATGTTACCACAGGTGGTAATTTGAGAGAACAGATGATTTAAGATGCTATTTCCACATTTGGAGAGATTTTAATTTGGTCTGTGATAATGGTGTTGTGGTTGGATAGAAGAATGACCTTGTCCTTAGCAGATAAGATGCTAAGGTATTTAGGGGGTAAATCAGCCTGCAACTGATTCTCCAATGAATCTGGGCAAAAGGTAGGTTGGTATTCGCTGATTAttcttgcaatttttctgtagattggaaaatttttaaaaaggtattagaagaaaaagatatttttttctatgattgtTCAACAAAGCTGACTTCCTCCCAAGTAAAACAGAGCATAAGTATAAAACACCAGAAATTCTCTAAAATCTTGATTAAAATGCATTGCCAAAATCAGAATCTTTTTGCATAAGATCTTACaactagggcagcccgagtggctcagcggtttagtgctgccttcagcccggggcatgatcctggagacccaggatccagtcccacatcgggctccctgcatagagcctgcttctccctctgcctgtgtctctgcctctgtgtgtgtgtgtgtgtgtgtgtgtgtgtgtgtgtctcgcatgaataaataaataaaatatttttaaaaaaaagatcttacaACTAAACCCAAAATGCTTATCTTTACTCCAAGAAGTGAGTTCATATATATTCAATACTGGTGAATACCAAAGTCAACAAACCTGTAATAAAAGCAAGAATAACATATACAAGGACAATGAAGTTATATAGAATGACAAATGCTCAGGATAGGTGGgaagtggtttttttgtttgttctattttgttttttaaagatttcatttatttgagacagagagagggaaagagagacagcacaagtggtggggagaggcagagggagagggagaagcagactccccactgagcagggagcctgatgctgatgctgccatGATGCAGGTCTATGAtacaaggctcgatcccaggacccttgggatcacgagctgagcagaaggcagacacttaacagacagagccactcaggtgcccctcgtgggaagttttttttttttttttaagattttatttattcattcatgagagagagagagagagagagagagaaaggcagagacataggcagagggagaagcaggctccatgcagggagcccaacatgggactcgatcccaggtctccaaggatcacaccctgagctgaaggcggcattaaaccgctaagccactggggctgcccaggggaaGTTTTTAAGAAGCTATTAGATTTCACATTTGTTCTCCAAGGTAAATAAGGCCCTAGAAGTTAAGAACTGAAAAGTGTCAGATAAAAGTACAGTCCAATGgtacaatcctcaatatatacaTGATACAACGAAGGGTCAGAGAAAATTGTACAAGTGTGGAAGCGTGCAAGTGTTTAAAAGCTGATAAGAGCTCTTAAAGTCAATCTGGAAACCTTTATTGTGAGTTACAATCCGTATTAGATTAATGTCCTCTGGAAATGTCCTTGTTCTTTCATGGAACTCATtccaatagaaataaatatagtcTCCAATTTTAAATCCTGGCAGTTCCACAAGTCTGAGATATTTCCAACTGAATAAAAGTAAGTCAAATGTTTTCACAAGTTTTAAGAATgatcaacaaaatatatttggggggaaaagttgtacacctgaaactaatgtaaaattgtgtgtcaactatacttcaataaaaacaatttatatatacatatgtggtAAGGAAAGGGgtaatgagaaataaaaagcagatatggaaacaacaaataatgaaaaagctGAAAAATCCCCGTGCTAGTTGGTAATCTTGCTTTGCTAAATAAAACCACCGATTATTGTGTATCTTCTCCCTACTTCTTAAGCCGGCATCTCAGTGATACTTCTGCTTGTTCATTCTTTCAGGTATTCTAATATTTAAGCAGCTAATCTGTACAAAACATCAGAGGGACTTCAATGGCCATACTGCAATTTCTTAAACCATAGGGTATTGACCatccattaaaacatttttttcctggatgcaaagaaagtttttttctttcaagcctAAATCTGCACCTATACTGAAAAATATCCAACCCTCCACAGTTAAGCTTTCTGACAGTGAGCAAATATCATAAAGCCACATTGGAGGGAAAATACaatataaggaggaaaaaaaaatccaagtttacTCTTGGGACTCTGAACCATTAAGCAACTGTTGAGGTGGCCATTTATTGGCTCTTGCCCTTAATTATAAGGTTCATGCAGTCTTAAGCTTGAGTTTCAAAAACCATTAATAATTACCCCTAAAtagcaaacaaaaggaaaatttcataaTCAGGGTGGCATGTCTGTGAAGACTATAAAAGTCACGATCCTGCTCAACTCTTCAGACTCCTACTTGATTCTTCTAGCTGCCTTGCTGCCAGGCAACCAGGTAAGTGTGATTTAGTACTACCTGGTGCTTCTTCTGCTTCTGCTCAGAATGGTGTGAAAGATAATGATCAGGAGAAAAGAGTAGGTCTGTGCCATCTAAAGATATTACTAGTAGTTTAGAAGCTAAAAGCTGTGCTCAGCTTTCTTCAAGACCACAGCCTAGGGATGCAGACCAGGGCCAGAAGAAGTGCAGAATGCCACAATTACTAATAAAAGTATTGAGCTCCAGGGACTATCTCCTAACAGGTGTACTCCAAGTACAGACATTTAACATACTAAGATGATTCTTTTTACTACACCAAGGAAAGAGCGCAAGGGCACTAAACCGTGGGCAATCATCAGTGTAAAACTTCACTACGGCTTTTTGGTGAGTTCCTCTCTTTCCCAATTTACAGGACACCAAAATGAGTGTAAAAAAGTCTCCCGAAGAACTGAagagcatttttgaaaaatacgCAGCCAAAGAAGGTGACCCAGACCAGCTGTCAAAGGCGGAGCTGAAGCTACTGATTGAGGCAGAATTTCCTACTTTACTGAAAGTGAGTATTCCTTGTTGCAGGGTCCGGGCCTCCgagggccaggagggagggagggaggagagaggagtggAAAGGatgcaggagaggaggaggaaggcaggactGATCAGAGGGAGCTCAGGCCCGTCCAGGGCAGAGAGCACAGCAGCCAAGGCCAACAAGGCGCGGGCACCCCTTGACTCAGGCCACTTCAACATGTGCTTTCCTTCTTGGTGGCAGGCCATGTCTCAGATGGCATGCACCTAGAAAGCAGGAGCTAAGCCTTCTATGCCCCACAGCCCGGGCACAGAACTCTCCCCGCCAGCCAGAGTAAAAGGAAGCCATGATCACACTCTTATGAAGCTAGGCCTAGAAGACCCGCAGGTCACCAAGCAAACACAGCCTGGATTCAGCATCTCGGGGCCAGGCTTTTAGGAAAACAAAGAGGTGTGCAAAAGAACATTAGTTGGTCCTGAACGTGCTTCATCTTTAGAGGTAGGATCTGTCAAGAAGACCAGCACTTACTAGGCAATCTGTAGAGAAAACCCACTTTGTGCTGACAAATTGCCATCTGGCGACATCcatttatatttcaaaagcatttaaaagCATTTGAATTTGTGTTAATTTGTGTTAAGCACCTAAATCTGTGTTAATGAGGCAGCCATGCATTTCTAAACAACTTCCAGGAAGGGATTAAAATCTCTTTAGCCTGACAGTTTCTTGTCAAAACCGTCCCAGAATTGTCCAAAGTGCATCTTGAGGCAATAGTTCGAGGAAGAGAGGTGGGCTGATCCTCCCTGCTCTAATACCCTTTCTCTCCTCCGCAACTAGAAACCATCTTCAAAATGGAAGCAACTGTGCAACTGTCTCACCCGACTTGTTCACCATCTAGCTGTAACTTCAGAAGAGAGCATTTGCTGCCCAGATTTTAACCAGAAATCTCCCTTCTATCAGTATGACGTGTGAGGAGTTTTCTGGTTGTAGATGTTGAGGTTTCTGGTTTTAGTACTAAAAAGAAAACTAGCCGAATTCAATGACTTTTTAATCCAATCTCTTCTCATTTGCTtacagtgaaaatataaaataacttttaaaaatggttaaaggcGCTAGCAGAaaaggagactttaaaaaaaaaaaaaaactttcctgatttttattttatttacttactttgaAGTAAGTCctatgcccagcatgggacttgaactcacaaccctgagatcgagagtccagcgctctaccgactgagccagccgggtgtcCCAGATGaagagactttttaattttatttatttatttatttatttatttgtttgtttgtttttaaagattttatttatttattcatgagagacacagacagagacagagagacacaagcaaagggagaagcaggctccatgcaggtagaccaatgtgggactcgatctctgg
The nucleotide sequence above comes from Canis lupus dingo isolate Sandy chromosome X, ASM325472v2, whole genome shotgun sequence. Encoded proteins:
- the S100G gene encoding protein S100-G, which gives rise to MSVKKSPEELKSIFEKYAAKEGDPDQLSKAELKLLIEAEFPTLLKGPSTLDDLFQELDKNGDGEVSFEEFQVLVKKISQ